Proteins found in one Limnobaculum xujianqingii genomic segment:
- a CDS encoding aldehyde ferredoxin oxidoreductase: MANGWMGNILRINLSSGEISVEDTSKYKKFVGGMGIGYKIMYDEVPAGTKPFDEANKLVFAVGPLTGSGAPCSSRVNITSLSTFTKGNLVVDAHMGGFFAAQMKFAGYDGIIIEGKASSPVWINIKDDKVTIEKADFLWGKGTRATTEEICRIAGSETCVAAIGQAGENLVPLSCMLNSRNHSGGAGTGAIMGSKNLKAIAVEGTKGVKVADRKEMKRLNDYMMTELIGANNNHVVPSTPQAWAEYSSPGSRWTARKGLYWGAAEGGPIETGEIPPGNQNTVGFRTYKSVFDLGPAAEKYTVKMSGCHSCPIRCMSQLNIPRVKDFGVPTTGGNTCVANFVHTTIFPKGPKDFDDKGDGSVIGNLVGLNLFDDYGIWCNYGQLHRDFTYCYTKGVFKRVLPAEEYAEIRWDQLEDGDPNFIKDFYHRLAHRTGELSHLADGSYAIAERWNLGEEYWAYAKNKLWSPFGFPVHHANEASAQVGAITNCMFNRDCMTHTHINFIGSGLPLKLQREVAAELFGSEDAYDETKNYTPINQAKIKYAKWTLLKVCLHNAVTLCNWVWPMTVSPLKSRNYRGDLALEAKFFQAITGDETTQESLDLAAERIFTLHRAYTVKLMQTMDMRNEHDQICSWVFDKDPQIPVFTEGTDKMDKDDMHKAFTMFYTEMGWDPELGCPTKETLHRLGMEDVATDLASLNLLP; the protein is encoded by the coding sequence ATGGCTAATGGTTGGATGGGTAACATCTTAAGAATCAACCTCTCTTCAGGAGAGATTAGCGTGGAAGACACCAGCAAATATAAGAAATTTGTTGGTGGCATGGGGATTGGTTACAAAATCATGTATGACGAGGTTCCTGCCGGAACCAAACCCTTTGATGAAGCTAATAAGCTGGTGTTTGCCGTCGGTCCCCTGACCGGGTCTGGAGCACCATGTAGTTCAAGGGTCAATATCACCTCTCTTTCTACCTTCACCAAAGGCAATTTGGTGGTTGATGCGCATATGGGCGGTTTTTTTGCCGCACAGATGAAATTTGCTGGTTATGACGGAATTATTATTGAGGGCAAAGCCAGTTCCCCGGTATGGATCAATATCAAAGACGATAAAGTCACCATTGAAAAAGCTGATTTCTTATGGGGCAAAGGAACCAGAGCAACCACGGAAGAGATCTGTCGGATAGCCGGTTCTGAAACCTGTGTCGCGGCCATCGGCCAGGCAGGTGAAAATCTGGTACCGCTCTCTTGCATGCTGAATAGCCGTAACCACAGCGGTGGTGCGGGTACCGGTGCCATTATGGGTTCCAAAAATTTGAAGGCGATTGCCGTTGAAGGCACCAAAGGGGTCAAGGTAGCAGATCGTAAAGAGATGAAGCGTCTTAACGATTACATGATGACCGAGTTGATTGGCGCCAATAATAACCATGTAGTGCCAAGTACACCTCAGGCATGGGCTGAATATTCATCTCCAGGTTCCCGCTGGACGGCGCGTAAAGGATTGTATTGGGGAGCGGCAGAAGGTGGACCAATTGAAACCGGTGAAATACCTCCGGGTAATCAAAACACCGTTGGTTTTCGCACCTATAAGTCAGTGTTTGACCTGGGGCCGGCAGCAGAAAAATACACGGTAAAAATGAGCGGCTGTCACTCTTGCCCGATTCGCTGCATGTCCCAGTTGAATATTCCCCGGGTGAAAGATTTTGGCGTACCGACCACTGGTGGTAACACCTGCGTGGCTAACTTTGTTCATACCACTATTTTCCCAAAAGGCCCTAAAGATTTTGACGATAAAGGCGATGGTAGCGTTATTGGCAATCTGGTGGGGCTCAATCTGTTCGATGATTATGGCATCTGGTGTAACTATGGTCAGCTGCATCGTGATTTTACCTATTGCTATACCAAGGGTGTTTTCAAGCGTGTTTTACCGGCAGAAGAGTATGCGGAAATTCGCTGGGATCAGTTAGAGGATGGCGATCCTAATTTTATTAAAGACTTCTACCACCGCCTTGCTCATCGTACTGGCGAGCTGAGCCATCTGGCGGACGGCTCTTATGCCATTGCTGAACGCTGGAATCTGGGAGAAGAGTACTGGGCTTACGCCAAAAACAAACTTTGGTCTCCGTTTGGTTTTCCTGTTCACCATGCGAATGAAGCTTCCGCGCAAGTGGGTGCTATTACCAACTGTATGTTTAACCGTGACTGCATGACCCACACCCATATCAATTTTATTGGCTCGGGTTTGCCGCTCAAATTACAGCGAGAAGTAGCAGCAGAACTGTTTGGTTCTGAAGATGCTTATGACGAAACCAAAAACTATACCCCAATTAATCAGGCCAAAATTAAGTATGCCAAATGGACCTTACTAAAAGTCTGTTTACACAATGCGGTCACCTTATGTAACTGGGTATGGCCAATGACGGTCTCTCCACTGAAGAGCCGTAATTATCGCGGCGATTTAGCGTTAGAAGCCAAGTTCTTCCAAGCTATTACTGGTGATGAAACCACCCAGGAAAGTCTGGATTTGGCAGCCGAACGTATTTTTACGCTGCACCGGGCTTATACCGTGAAGCTGATGCAAACCATGGATATGCGCAATGAACACGATCAGATCTGTTCATGGGTGTTTGATAAGGATCCGCAAATTCCGGTATTTACTGAAGGTACTGACAAAATGGACAAGGACGATATGCATAAAGCATTCACCATGTTCTATACCGAAATGGGTTGGGACCCTGAGCTGGGTTGCCCGACGAAAGAGACGTTACATCGTTTAGGTATGGAAGATGTGGCCACTGATTTGGCTTCATTGAACCTGTTACCTTAA
- a CDS encoding ferredoxin-like protein: protein MPNNAERPLLAMGLTRLEFLRISGKGLTGLAIAPSLLSLFGCKQEDVDNGTVGLITTPKGVLVTQRARCTGCHRCETSCTTFNDGSVGTFFSRIKIHRHYFFGDNGVGSGGGLFGDLNYTADTCRQCKDPQCLKVCPIGAISYNEKEGCIAVDHKRCIGCSACTTACPWMMATVNTETKKSSKCILCGECANACPTGALKIIEWKDITV from the coding sequence ATGCCTAATAATGCTGAACGCCCATTGTTAGCAATGGGTTTAACACGACTCGAGTTTTTACGTATCTCAGGTAAAGGTCTTACCGGATTGGCAATAGCACCTTCTCTGTTATCTCTTTTTGGTTGTAAACAAGAGGATGTTGATAACGGTACGGTTGGCTTAATAACAACGCCAAAAGGTGTGTTGGTAACACAGAGAGCGCGATGTACCGGTTGTCATCGCTGTGAAACCTCCTGCACAACCTTCAATGACGGCTCTGTCGGTACCTTTTTTTCCCGAATTAAAATTCACCGCCACTATTTCTTTGGTGATAACGGTGTCGGCTCCGGCGGCGGCCTGTTTGGTGATTTAAATTACACAGCGGATACCTGCAGACAGTGTAAAGACCCTCAATGTTTGAAAGTCTGTCCTATTGGCGCTATCTCCTATAACGAAAAAGAGGGCTGTATCGCCGTCGATCATAAACGTTGTATTGGATGCAGTGCCTGCACCACAGCCTGTCCATGGATGATGGCCACCGTAAATACTGAAACCAAGAAATCATCAAAATGTATTTTGTGTGGTGAATGCGCTAATGCCTGTCCTACCGGGGCATTAAAGATCATTGAGTGGAAAGATATCACTGTTTAA
- the yddG gene encoding aromatic amino acid DMT transporter YddG, which yields MNKLATLCGVIAILLWSMSVALTRSISEALGPFGAGAAIYSVSGLLVLCVIGLPKVREQRSTYLWGCGALFVVYMVCFALAIGMAANRAQTLEIGLINYLWPSLTLAFAMPLLKVKARWWLWPGVFLAFCGVVWVVSGGTLSLQQFITHARENPVAYLLALIAALSWALYSNLVRIYCQGKGVLPLFLLATSVCLWGMTFVFSGLPTKMPSTATLLELLLMGGTTAIAYLCWDKAMRQGNMTLVAALSYFTPLFSILIASLWLSTWPGNSFWSGLVMVILGSLLCWSASRNNAGNS from the coding sequence ATGAACAAACTTGCCACTCTGTGCGGCGTTATTGCGATCTTACTGTGGAGTATGAGCGTAGCCTTAACTCGCAGTATCTCTGAAGCCTTAGGCCCTTTTGGTGCCGGTGCCGCAATATATAGCGTAAGTGGCTTGTTGGTGCTGTGTGTCATTGGTCTGCCAAAGGTCAGAGAACAGCGATCCACCTATCTTTGGGGCTGTGGTGCACTGTTTGTGGTTTATATGGTCTGTTTTGCTCTGGCAATTGGTATGGCAGCCAATCGCGCCCAAACGTTAGAAATTGGATTAATCAATTACCTTTGGCCAAGCCTGACGCTGGCTTTTGCCATGCCGTTATTAAAGGTAAAGGCTCGCTGGTGGCTATGGCCAGGAGTATTCCTGGCATTTTGCGGTGTCGTTTGGGTGGTGAGCGGTGGCACGCTGAGCCTTCAGCAATTTATTACCCATGCAAGGGAAAACCCTGTTGCTTATCTACTGGCGCTAATCGCGGCTCTGTCCTGGGCCCTTTATTCTAATCTGGTAAGAATATACTGTCAGGGAAAAGGTGTTTTACCATTATTCTTGTTAGCCACCTCAGTCTGCCTGTGGGGAATGACTTTTGTGTTTTCCGGTCTTCCAACGAAGATGCCTTCTACGGCCACATTACTGGAATTACTGCTTATGGGGGGAACCACTGCCATTGCTTATCTTTGCTGGGATAAGGCAATGCGTCAGGGCAATATGACGCTGGTGGCAGCGCTTTCGTACTTTACGCCGCTGTTCTCTATTCTGATTGCCAGCCTGTGGCTTAGCACCTGGCCGGGCAACAGCTTTTGGTCCGGGCTGGTGATGGTTATTTTAGGTTCTCTGCTTTGCTGGTCTGCCAGCAGGAATAACGCCGGTAATAGTTAG
- a CDS encoding YdhW family putative oxidoreductase system protein: MRESTEDLSLINEGAVNTTATEAVDSGKRRWITAIRDEAGTLQQDIESAQQQLAEQQDSPADVVVDFIRQSSIAGALVPRSMLLEPPYSMSEPDLAQVLEEIEHTEAFADIMISAGARDDYYYSSQSISVNYANMCVLVIEKDVCRTIAQAVRFECETYPRPYKVAMLTQAPYFFEPEQIEAALTAIDTHPDYADIRPVASSDGQAYLFSERFMSYGKAYGLCEWLEVEQFQNP; this comes from the coding sequence ATGCGTGAATCGACTGAAGACCTCTCCTTGATTAATGAAGGCGCTGTTAATACTACGGCAACCGAGGCGGTTGATAGCGGTAAACGGCGCTGGATAACGGCGATAAGGGATGAGGCCGGTACTCTTCAACAGGATATTGAGTCAGCACAGCAACAACTGGCTGAACAACAAGATTCTCCTGCTGATGTGGTGGTCGATTTTATCCGGCAGAGTTCCATCGCAGGCGCGCTGGTGCCCCGAAGTATGTTACTGGAGCCTCCTTACTCGATGTCAGAACCGGATCTGGCACAAGTACTGGAAGAGATCGAGCATACCGAAGCCTTTGCCGACATTATGATCAGTGCCGGAGCCAGGGATGATTATTACTATTCTAGCCAAAGTATTTCGGTGAATTACGCCAACATGTGCGTGCTGGTGATTGAGAAAGATGTTTGTCGAACCATCGCACAAGCGGTGAGGTTTGAATGTGAAACCTATCCCCGTCCTTACAAAGTTGCGATGCTGACTCAGGCTCCTTACTTTTTTGAACCGGAACAGATTGAAGCGGCTTTGACGGCGATTGACACTCATCCTGATTATGCAGATATCCGGCCGGTAGCTTCATCTGACGGGCAGGCGTACTTGTTCAGTGAGCGGTTTATGAGTTACGGAAAAGCTTATGGACTGTGTGAATGGTTGGAAGTTGAGCAGTTTCAAAATCCATAA
- the yacL gene encoding protein YacL: MDYELRLDVTGQVFASFSMGHEAIGHWLNEEVKGNLALLDEVELAIQQVRGSERQWQKIGHEYTLWLDGEEVIVRANQIDLEGDEMEEGMFYYDEESLSCCGVEDFLEVLKGYREFIAGG, from the coding sequence ATGGACTATGAACTCAGGCTGGATGTTACTGGTCAGGTCTTTGCCAGTTTCTCTATGGGCCATGAAGCTATTGGCCACTGGCTAAATGAAGAGGTGAAAGGCAACTTAGCCCTGTTAGATGAAGTAGAGCTGGCTATACAACAGGTTCGGGGTAGTGAACGCCAATGGCAAAAAATTGGTCATGAATATACGCTGTGGCTGGATGGAGAAGAGGTAATCGTACGTGCCAATCAAATCGATCTGGAAGGTGATGAAATGGAAGAGGGCATGTTTTATTACGATGAAGAAAGTCTCTCCTGCTGTGGCGTAGAGGATTTTCTTGAGGTGCTCAAAGGCTATCGTGAATTTATAGCAGGAGGCTAA
- the acnB gene encoding bifunctional aconitate hydratase 2/2-methylisocitrate dehydratase, with amino-acid sequence MLDEYRKHVAERSAEGIVPKPLNAEQMAGLVTLLKSPPVGEEAFLLDLLTNRVPPGVDEAAYVKAGFLAAIVKGEATSPLISPAKAIELLATMQGGYNIQPLIDALDDEKLAPIAVKGLSHTLLMFDNFYDVEAKVKAGNKYAQQIMKSWADAEWFLSRPPLADKLTMTVFKVSGETNTDDLSPAPDAWSRPDIPLHALAMLKNPRDGIVPDEPGKVGPIKKLDELKQKGFPLVYVGDVVGTGSSRKSATNSVLWFMGDDIPFVPNKRGGGVVLGGKIAPIFFNTMEDAGALPVEDVDVSKLNTGDVIDIYPVKGEIRRHDNNELLATFALKTDVLLDEVRAGGRIPLIIGRGLTTKARESLGLPRSEVFVQAQSADASSKGYTLAQKIVGKACGVKGVRPKEYCEPKMTSVGSQDTTGGMTRDELKDLACLGFSADLVMQSFCHTAAYPKPVDVQMHHSLPDFIMNRGGVSLRPGDGIIHSWLNRMLLPDTVGTGADSHTRFPIGISFPAGSGLVAFAAATGVMPLDMPESVLVRFTGKMQPGITLRDLVHAIPYYAIQQGMLTVEKQGKKNIFSGRILEIEGLPDLKAEQAFELADASAERSAAGCTIKLNKEPVEEYLRSNIVMLKWMIAEGYGDERTIGRRIEAMESWLADPQLLEADADAEYAAVLEIDLNQIKEPILCAPNDPDDARLLSEVTGDKIDEVFIGSCMTNIGHFRAAGKLLEKVKGKLPTRLWVTPPTKMDATQLSEEGYYSIFGQSGARIEMPGCSLCMGNQARVNEGASVVSTSTRNFPNRLGNGANVYLASAELAAVAALLGRLPTVEEYLGYMAEVDKTADDTYRYLNFDQLNEYTKKAEGVIFQTAV; translated from the coding sequence GTGCTAGATGAATACCGTAAACACGTTGCTGAGCGTAGTGCCGAAGGCATTGTGCCAAAACCGTTGAATGCTGAGCAAATGGCCGGTTTGGTGACGTTATTAAAAAGTCCACCTGTTGGAGAAGAAGCCTTTCTTCTCGATCTGTTAACTAATCGCGTACCGCCGGGTGTAGATGAAGCAGCTTATGTTAAAGCGGGTTTCCTGGCTGCTATTGTTAAGGGTGAAGCAACATCACCACTGATTTCACCAGCAAAAGCCATTGAGTTACTGGCTACTATGCAGGGTGGGTATAACATCCAGCCGCTGATCGATGCACTGGATGATGAAAAGCTGGCTCCGATTGCGGTAAAAGGCTTATCCCATACTCTATTAATGTTTGATAACTTTTATGATGTTGAAGCAAAAGTCAAAGCCGGAAATAAATACGCTCAACAGATTATGAAGTCCTGGGCCGATGCCGAATGGTTTCTCTCGCGCCCGCCGTTAGCCGATAAGCTCACCATGACCGTATTTAAAGTCAGCGGTGAAACCAATACTGATGACTTGTCACCAGCTCCTGATGCCTGGTCTCGTCCTGATATTCCTCTGCACGCGCTGGCGATGCTGAAAAACCCTCGCGATGGCATTGTGCCGGATGAGCCAGGAAAAGTAGGTCCAATCAAAAAACTGGACGAATTGAAGCAGAAAGGCTTCCCGCTGGTCTATGTAGGTGACGTAGTGGGCACCGGCTCTTCCCGTAAGTCAGCGACTAACTCCGTTTTATGGTTTATGGGCGACGATATCCCATTTGTACCAAACAAACGGGGTGGCGGTGTGGTGTTAGGTGGCAAGATTGCACCTATTTTCTTTAACACGATGGAAGATGCAGGCGCTCTGCCGGTTGAAGACGTTGATGTTTCTAAACTGAATACCGGTGATGTGATTGATATCTATCCGGTGAAAGGTGAAATTCGTCGCCATGATAACAATGAACTGCTGGCAACTTTTGCACTGAAGACCGATGTTCTGTTAGATGAAGTGCGTGCCGGTGGTCGAATTCCATTAATTATCGGACGTGGTTTAACCACCAAAGCCAGAGAGTCACTAGGTTTACCTCGCAGTGAGGTGTTTGTTCAGGCACAGTCAGCCGATGCCTCCAGCAAAGGTTATACTCTGGCACAGAAAATTGTGGGTAAAGCCTGCGGCGTGAAAGGCGTGCGTCCTAAAGAGTACTGCGAACCTAAGATGACCTCAGTAGGATCTCAGGATACCACTGGCGGTATGACTCGTGATGAGCTGAAAGACCTGGCCTGTCTTGGCTTCTCTGCCGATTTAGTCATGCAGTCATTCTGTCATACTGCTGCTTATCCTAAGCCGGTAGACGTTCAGATGCATCACTCGCTGCCTGATTTCATTATGAATCGTGGTGGTGTATCTCTGCGTCCGGGTGATGGCATCATTCACTCATGGTTAAACCGTATGTTACTGCCGGATACCGTGGGTACCGGTGCTGACTCCCATACCCGTTTCCCAATAGGTATTTCCTTCCCGGCAGGCTCCGGTCTGGTAGCGTTTGCTGCGGCAACAGGGGTTATGCCTCTGGATATGCCGGAATCTGTACTGGTGCGTTTCACCGGTAAAATGCAGCCGGGTATTACGCTGCGTGATTTAGTGCATGCGATTCCTTATTATGCGATCCAGCAAGGTATGTTGACCGTAGAGAAACAGGGTAAGAAGAATATCTTCTCTGGTCGTATTCTGGAGATTGAAGGTTTACCGGATCTGAAAGCAGAACAAGCCTTTGAGCTGGCCGATGCCTCGGCAGAGCGTTCAGCAGCAGGTTGTACCATCAAGCTGAACAAAGAGCCGGTGGAAGAATACCTGAGATCTAACATTGTTATGCTGAAGTGGATGATTGCTGAAGGCTATGGCGATGAGCGTACTATCGGTCGTCGTATTGAGGCAATGGAGAGCTGGTTAGCCGATCCTCAGTTACTGGAAGCCGATGCTGATGCAGAATATGCAGCGGTACTGGAAATCGATCTGAACCAAATCAAAGAGCCTATCCTTTGTGCACCAAACGATCCGGACGATGCCCGTCTGCTGTCTGAGGTTACTGGCGATAAGATTGATGAAGTATTTATCGGTTCATGTATGACCAATATCGGTCACTTCCGCGCAGCCGGTAAGTTACTGGAAAAAGTGAAGGGTAAACTTCCAACTCGCTTGTGGGTGACTCCACCAACCAAGATGGATGCAACCCAGTTGAGCGAAGAAGGGTATTACAGCATCTTTGGGCAAAGCGGGGCGCGCATTGAAATGCCGGGCTGCTCTTTGTGTATGGGTAACCAGGCACGAGTCAACGAAGGCGCTTCAGTGGTATCCACTTCCACACGTAACTTCCCGAACCGCTTAGGTAATGGCGCTAACGTCTATCTGGCTTCCGCCGAGCTGGCAGCGGTAGCTGCACTGCTTGGTCGCCTGCCAACGGTAGAAGAGTACCTGGGCTACATGGCTGAAGTCGATAAAACTGCGGATGACACCTATCGCTACCTGAATTTCGACCAGTTAAACGAGTACACCAAAAAAGCCGAAGGCGTAATCTTCCAAACGGCTGTTTGA